A genomic window from bacterium includes:
- a CDS encoding chemotaxis protein CheW: METRWRRDSASEAGEKYLTFRLADEEFGVDIQKVREIIGMIGITRIPRAPQHISGVINLRGSVIPVLDLRERLGMERREKTRTSCIMVANLRLRDRYLNVGVVVDSVSEVLDLRPDEIESAPSFAPDVESGMIEGIGKKGERVIMLLNLNAVATEEDLKFTLGQNSKGREK, translated from the coding sequence ATGGAAACCAGATGGCGCAGGGATAGCGCGAGCGAAGCCGGGGAAAAATATCTCACTTTCCGGCTTGCGGATGAAGAGTTCGGAGTGGATATCCAGAAAGTCAGGGAAATAATCGGGATGATCGGCATCACACGGATCCCCAGGGCGCCGCAGCATATCAGCGGGGTGATCAACCTTCGCGGCAGCGTGATCCCGGTGCTGGACCTGCGCGAGAGGCTGGGGATGGAGCGGCGCGAAAAGACGCGTACAAGCTGTATCATGGTGGCCAACTTGAGGCTGCGCGACAGATACCTGAACGTGGGAGTCGTGGTCGACAGTGTTTCGGAAGTGCTGGACTTACGTCCGGATGAAATCGAGTCGGCCCCGTCTTTCGCTCCGGATGTGGAGTCTGGAATGATCGAGGGGATCGGCAAAAAAGGGGAGAGGGTGATTATGCTGTTGAACCTGAATGCGGTGGCCACGGAGGAGGACTTGAAATTCACGCTCGGCCAGAATTCGAAGGGCAGGGAGAAATAG
- a CDS encoding response regulator, whose translation MNKALNIMLVDDDKGSLEALADALTISGFEVSPFSNPVTAIENYSSERFDVVVTDINMPEVSGIEVLEQIRLKNPKACVIILTGFADIENAIAANNQGAYGFFRKPLDIIRFLETLEKIDREQRQKKTDALEASRFQEMETDLDMTYRELQHYVVLLDQLQWVSRKIYGAGGLREILSELAGSAAHLINADASFIAFKDGMDSCCYGYTRSDCQITDYFHGGLPEREPFLTWLNEKGYHLENSPDASLRGKLRELGVEVANCIRLPLISHDRVIGALVAVNKPGGFNSTDKFLVDSLANSAVTAITNFRLISDLEMLFEKTLIVLSHAIEARDNYTGGHTNRVNAFAMTLGRRLGLSEPELKDLHIGTLLHDIGKIGIPDAVLNKPGRLNDREFELMKSHVLIGEQMVKDIPQLAGVLPAIRNHHERYDGRGYPDGLRGEGIPIAGRIIAVADSFDAMTSTRAYREALSVEFALAELQTCSGSQFDPRIAKTFIELHEEGAFGPANIGLKAVAGNRNERMRA comes from the coding sequence ATGAACAAAGCACTCAACATAATGCTGGTGGATGACGATAAGGGCAGCCTCGAGGCCCTGGCAGACGCCCTGACAATCAGCGGGTTCGAGGTCTCGCCGTTCTCGAATCCGGTCACGGCCATCGAGAATTATTCCTCCGAGCGTTTCGATGTCGTGGTGACCGACATCAACATGCCGGAGGTCTCGGGTATCGAGGTGCTGGAACAGATACGACTGAAAAACCCCAAGGCCTGCGTCATAATCCTGACCGGGTTCGCCGACATCGAAAACGCCATCGCGGCCAACAACCAGGGGGCTTACGGTTTCTTCCGCAAGCCGCTCGATATTATCCGCTTTCTGGAAACCCTCGAGAAAATTGATCGTGAGCAACGGCAGAAGAAAACCGACGCGCTGGAGGCCAGCCGTTTCCAGGAGATGGAGACCGATCTGGACATGACCTACCGTGAGCTTCAGCACTACGTGGTGCTGCTCGACCAGCTGCAGTGGGTCAGCCGCAAGATTTACGGCGCCGGCGGCCTGCGGGAAATCCTGAGCGAACTCGCTGGCAGCGCCGCGCACCTGATAAACGCCGATGCCAGTTTCATCGCCTTCAAGGACGGCATGGACAGTTGCTGTTACGGTTACACGCGTTCCGACTGCCAGATCACCGATTACTTCCACGGCGGGCTGCCCGAACGCGAGCCGTTCCTTACCTGGCTCAATGAGAAAGGGTATCACCTCGAGAATTCTCCGGACGCCTCTCTGAGGGGCAAGCTGCGCGAACTCGGAGTCGAGGTCGCCAACTGCATCCGCCTGCCGCTGATCAGCCATGACCGGGTGATCGGCGCGCTGGTGGCGGTCAACAAGCCGGGCGGGTTCAACTCCACCGACAAGTTCCTGGTCGACTCGCTCGCCAATTCCGCTGTCACCGCGATAACCAACTTCAGGTTGATCTCCGACCTCGAGATGCTGTTCGAAAAGACGCTGATCGTGCTGTCGCACGCGATCGAGGCCCGGGACAACTATACCGGCGGACACACCAACCGGGTCAACGCCTTTGCCATGACCCTGGGCCGCCGTCTCGGACTGAGCGAACCCGAGCTGAAAGACCTGCATATCGGCACCCTGCTCCACGACATCGGCAAGATCGGCATCCCGGACGCGGTGCTGAACAAACCCGGCCGCCTGAACGACCGGGAGTTCGAGTTGATGAAGAGCCACGTGCTGATCGGGGAGCAGATGGTGAAAGACATCCCACAACTGGCCGGGGTCCTGCCCGCGATCCGCAATCACCACGAGCGCTACGACGGCCGGGGGTACCCGGACGGCTTGCGCGGAGAGGGCATCCCGATCGCGGGTCGCATCATCGCCGTGGCGGACAGTTTCGACGCCATGACCAGCACCCGGGCCTATCGCGAAGCGCTTTCCGTGGAGTTCGCTCTTGCCGAACTGCAGACCTGCTCCGGTTCACAGTTCGATCCCAGGATAGCGAAAACTTTTATCGAGTTGCACGAGGAAGGGGCTTTCGGTCCGGCCAACATAGGACTGAAAGCGGTTGCCGGCAACCGGAACGAAAGGATGAGAGCCTGA